The Lycium ferocissimum isolate CSIRO_LF1 chromosome 1, AGI_CSIRO_Lferr_CH_V1, whole genome shotgun sequence genome includes a region encoding these proteins:
- the LOC132057165 gene encoding zinc finger protein CONSTANS-LIKE 4-like, with the protein MSAKRCDACKTTPSTVFCKADMAFLCLPCDSKIHAANKLASRHARVWVCEVCENAPASVTCKADAAALCVACDQDIHSANPLARRHERVPVVPFYDSASARSRAADDESPQPEEEAEAESWLLQAPSINNTQGIEYKSVEYNLFSDVDPYVEMDMITDQKPCSDIQLYNQEHKEDCVVPHVQNKNHEIHLEGPVVDGYPTYEMDFSGSKPFLYNFSSQSISQSVSSSSLDVGVVPDHNTMTDVSNTFVRNSSIDGLPTPVSSSDREARVLRYREKRKNRKFEKTIRYASRKAYAETRPRIKGRFAKRTENDVDASYGVVPSF; encoded by the exons ATGTCGGCGAAGCGCTGCGATGCATGCAAAACAACGCCGTCCACGGTGTTCTGCAAGGCTGACATGGCGTTCCTTTGCTTACCATGCGACTCCAAAATCCACGCGGCCAACAAGCTCGCGTCTAGGCACGCGCGGGTTTGGGTCTGCGAGGTGTGCGAGAACGCGCCCGCGTCCGTCACGTGCAAGGCGGACGCGGCCGCTCTCTGCGTCGCGTGCGACCAGGACATCCACTCGGCGAACCCCCTCGCGCGCAGACACGAGCGGGTCCCCGTGGTGCCCTTTTACGACTCCGCGTCCGCCAGGTCTCGGGCTGCGGACGATGAGAGCCCGCAGCCCGAGGAGGAGGCGGAGGCCGAGTCGTGGTTGCTGCAGGCCCCGAGTATTAATAATACTCAAGGGATTGAGTATAAATCAGTTGAGTATAATTTGTTTAGTGATGTGGATCcgtatgtggaaatggatatgATAACGGATCAAAAACCATGTAGTGATATTCAGCTTTATAATCAAGAACATAAGGAAGATTGTGTTGTGCCTCATGTACAGAACAAGAATCATGAGATCCATTTGGAAGGTCCAGTTGTTGATGGATACCCGACTTATGAAATGGATTTTTCTGGATCTAAACCTTTTTTGTACAACTTCAGTTCTCAATCCATTAGCCAAAGT GTCTCTTCATCATCACTGGATGTGGGAGTTGTGCCTGACCATAACACCATGACAGATGTATCAAACACATTTGTGAGAAACTCCTCCATTGATGGACTACCTACCCCGGTCTCGAGCTCAGACAGAGAAGCAAGGGTATTGAGGTAcagagaaaaaaggaagaatagaAAGTTCGAGAAGACGATACGATACGCTTCTAGAAAGGCCTATGCTGAGACTCGACCAAGAATCAAAGGGAGATTTGCTAAACGTACTGAGAATGATGTCGATGCTTCGTATGGTGTAGTTCCATCGTTTTAA
- the LOC132057139 gene encoding putative late blight resistance protein homolog R1B-12 has product MVGFERETEMLIEQLVTGPWELDVISIFGMPGLGKTTLAKKLYDHEAICNRFDIRLWCCSSQSYDNRALLFQLLGHISELDSTKKMSNDELAEKLYESLKGKRYLLVVDDVWSSEAWDDIKRPFPDDDKGSRIILTTRLESIVTYAMISSSPHHLRLFTEEESWMLLKEKVFREGDCPQELEEIGMQIARKCGGLPLAIVLVAGLFAENDHREVGYWKEVGESLKSNMRGCTGIIESSYQHLPIQLQKCVLYFASFPKDQNVPVKKLMRLWIAENFVEASTGSNSLEMVAMDYLMNLIGSNLVMVGKTNFSGEPKAVHIHDLIHEFSLMKAKRGKFLLRIQNQL; this is encoded by the coding sequence ATGGTCGGTTTTGAAAGAGAGACTGAAATGCTAATAGAGCAACTTGTGACAGGACCTTGGGAATTAGATGTGATCTCAATTTTTGGAATGCCAGGACTAGGAAAAACAACTTTAGCTAAGAAATTGTATGATCATGAAGCAATTTGCAATCGCTTCGATATTCGCTTGTGGTGTTGTTCTTCCCAATCTTATGATAATAGGGCTCTCTTGTTTCAATTATTGGGTCATATTTCTGAGCTTGATAGTACCAAAAAAATGAGTAATGATGAACTAGCTGAGAAGCTCTACGAAAGTTTGAAGGGAAAGAGGTACCTTCTTGTTGTGGATGACGTGTGGAGTTCTGAGGCATGGGATGATATAAAGAGACCTTTTCCAGATGATGATAAGGGAAGTAGGATTATTTTGACAACCAGACTTGAATCGATCGTCACATATGCCATGATCTCATCAAGTCCTCATCACCTTCGTTTGTTCACAGAAGAAGAAAGTTGGATGCTACTGAAGGAGAAGGTATTCAGAGAAGGTGATTGTCCCCAAGAACTCGAGGAGATCGGTATGCAAATAGCGAGAAAGTGTGGAGGATTACCCCTTGCAATTGTATTGGTGGCTGGTCTTTTTGCAGAAAATGATCATAGGGAAGTAGGTTACTGGAAAGAAGTAGGTGAAAGTTTGAAGTCAAATATGCGAGGTTGCACGGGTATAATTGAATCCAGTTACCAACACTTGCCCATTCAATTGCAAAAATGCGTTCTCTACTTTGCTTCATTTCCAAAGGACCAGAATGTTCCTGTTAAAAAACTGATGCGACTATGGATCGCAGAAAATTTTGTTGAAGCCAGTACTGGATCAAACAGCTTAGAGATGGTCGCAATGGATTACTTGATGAATTTGATTGGGAGCAACCTAGTGATGGTGGGTAAAACAAATTTCTCAGGGGAGCCCAAAGCCGTCCATATTCATGACTTAATACACGAATTTAGCTTGATGAAAGCTAAAAGGGGCAAATTCTTGCTGAGGATACAAAATCAGCTGTAA
- the LOC132057155 gene encoding peptidyl-prolyl cis-trans isomerase FKBP13, chloroplastic: MNSVPFSIGTYIPTKHNALKSLCIKNSQTTTNSIPHFTKLKETVSPLPCLFTRRETLTTLGLSFSATFFRDFLQPQSNIEAIAAEEATTTECEFTVTPSGLAYCDKVVGYGTEAVKGQLIKAHYVGKLENGKVFDSSYNRGKPLTFRVGVGEVIKGWDQGILGGDGFPAMLAGGKRKLKIPPELGYGIRGAGCRGGTCIIPPDSVLLFDVEFVGKA, encoded by the exons ATGAATTCAGTTCCTTTCTCCATTGGAACATACATTCCAACAAAGCATAACGCACTCAAATCACTCTGTATCAAAAATTCTCAAACAACAACTAACTCAATTCCACATTTTACCAAACTCAAAGAGACAGTTAGTCCATTGCCTTGTTTGTTCACAAGAAGAGAAACTCTTACTACTCTTGGATTGAGTTTTTCAGCTACTTTTTTCAGGGACTTTTTGCAGCCACAGTCGAATATTGAAGCAATTGCTGCAGAAGAAGCTACAACTACGGAATGTGAATTTACGGTTACACCTTCAGGTCTTGCTTATTGTGATAAAGTTGTTGGTTATGGCACTGAAGCTGTTAAAGGACAATTGATCAAG GCACATTATGTAGGTAAACTGGAAAATGGGAAGGTCTTTGATAGCAGCTACAACCGTGGAAAGCCTCTCACGTTTCGTGTTGGTGTTGGCGAG GTTATTAAAGGCTGGGATCAGGGAATTCTTGGAGGTGACGGTTTTCCTGCAATGCTAGCTG GAGGAAAGCGTAAACTGAAGATTCCTCCTGAACTTGGATATGGAATAAGGGGTGCCGGCTGCAGAGGAG GTACATGCATTATTCCTCCGGATTCAGTTCTATTGTTCGATGTGGAGTTTGTTGGCAAGGCTTAG
- the LOC132066237 gene encoding serine/threonine-protein phosphatase 7 long form homolog, which produces MPYARRWTAGFDRDVDMHHSILPFRDQLDHMTDDALFIWTPYAAILDGLPAFCRAGQGVWMSRCPLIHLDIVEEHMPERVLRQFGHTQSIPPHVRHELRHYQRDDRAAVDDDFLAFMHVQLHRWENRLDTLAVVGHLTPIQHYMRWYHQITRRLIGNPALRPPGDVGYSALAGQYEALLVAVQRLRMLGLEHMPYPGLAGLAAEMVRIAEDGIRQAGEIRRREEPIPEADYQAAPGGGPGAPRGGGRAGRGRRAAGGRRARRGRGGAPEGTWWWRTPSGR; this is translated from the exons ATGCCTTATGCGAGGAGGTGGACAGCGGGTTTTGATCGGGATGTGGATATGCACCACAGTATTCTACCATTCCGGGACCAGCTTGATCACATGACGGACGATGCg ctatttatatggacgccgtacGCTGCTATATTAGATGGTTTGCCGGCCTTCTGTAGGGCAGGTCAGGGGGTTTggatgtcgcggtgtccattgatacacctgGACATCGTAGAGGAGCACATGCCCGAGCGTGTCTTACGACAGTTTGGGCATACACAGAGTATACCCCCTCACGTCCGTCATGAGCTCCGACACTACCAGCGGGACGATCGAGCTgccgttgatgatgattttctggCTTTCATGCATGTTCAGCTCCACCGTTGGGAGAACAGGTTGGACACTTTAGCTGTCGTCGGCCATTTGACTCCCATTCAGCATTACATGCGCTGGTATCATCAGATCACACGCCGATTGATCGGCAACCCAGCTTTGCGTCCCCCTGGGGATGTAGGATACTCAGCACTCGCCGGGCAGTacgaggcattg CTGGTGGCCGTACAGCGTTTACGCATGttggggttagagcatatgcctTACCCTGGGCTTGCGGGGCTTGCGGCGGAGATGGTACGGATAGCAGAGGATGGTATCCGGCAGGCAGGCGAGATTAGGCGCAGGGAGGAGCCTATTCCGGAGGCTGACTATCAGGCAGCGCCAGGAGGAGGACCGGGTGCTCCCAGAGGAGGCGGCCGTGCTGGCAGAGGACGCCGTGCTGCCGGGGGACGCCGTGCCCGTAGAGGCCGCGGTGGTGCGCCAGAAGGGACCTGGTGGTGGAGGACACCATCTGGTAGATGA